In Paenibacillus sonchi, a single genomic region encodes these proteins:
- a CDS encoding ABC transporter ATP-binding protein, which translates to MTELLEVSGLCTEFSTAAGTIRAVDGISLSVRKGETLGIVGESGCGKSITSLSIMQLLPKRISRIAAGQIRFEGKDMLKMPVKEVRGIRGNRIAMIFQEPMTSLNPVFKIGRQISESARFHLKLSKKEADERAVEMLRKVGIPRPEKIAQQYAHQLSGGMRQRVMIAMAMVCSPQLLIADEPTTALDVTIQAQILDLMRELQQTEGMSILMITHDLGVVAEMCDRVVIMYAGQIVEEADVATLFGKPLHPYTQGLLASLPQLAGENDRLTSIPGQVPNPANLPSGCRFAPRCPAAVDRCWAERPELLEIRPGHSCRCLLQQEEVS; encoded by the coding sequence ATGACAGAACTGCTTGAAGTCTCCGGGCTGTGCACCGAATTTTCAACGGCTGCGGGTACGATCCGTGCGGTTGACGGCATCAGCCTGTCCGTGCGCAAAGGGGAGACGCTGGGCATCGTCGGCGAATCCGGCTGCGGCAAAAGCATCACCTCGCTGTCGATCATGCAGCTGCTGCCGAAGCGGATCAGCCGGATTGCCGCCGGGCAGATCCGTTTTGAAGGCAAGGATATGCTGAAGATGCCGGTGAAGGAAGTACGGGGTATCCGCGGCAACCGGATTGCGATGATTTTTCAGGAGCCGATGACCTCGCTGAATCCGGTGTTCAAGATTGGCCGGCAGATTTCCGAATCCGCCCGGTTTCATCTGAAGCTGAGCAAGAAGGAAGCGGACGAGCGTGCGGTTGAAATGCTGCGCAAGGTCGGAATTCCCCGTCCGGAAAAAATTGCCCAGCAGTACGCCCACCAGCTATCCGGCGGGATGCGCCAGCGCGTGATGATCGCCATGGCGATGGTCTGTAGTCCGCAGCTGCTGATTGCCGATGAGCCGACGACGGCCCTGGACGTGACGATCCAGGCGCAAATTCTCGATCTGATGCGCGAGCTGCAGCAGACGGAAGGGATGTCCATTCTGATGATTACCCATGATCTGGGCGTCGTGGCCGAAATGTGCGACCGGGTCGTGATCATGTACGCAGGCCAGATTGTCGAGGAGGCGGATGTGGCGACACTGTTCGGTAAGCCGCTGCATCCTTACACACAAGGGCTGCTGGCTTCGCTGCCCCAGCTTGCCGGGGAGAATGACCGCTTGACTTCGATCCCGGGGCAGGTCCCAAATCCGGCCAATCTGCCATCCGGCTGCCGGTTCGCACCGCGCTGCCCGGCGGCAGTTGACCGCTGCTGGGCAGAACGCCCGGAGCTGCTTGAAATCCGGCCAGGACACAGCTGCCGATGTCTGCTGCAGCAGGAGGAGGTATCATGA
- a CDS encoding M20 family metallopeptidase, with amino-acid sequence MTDWKSKVLSAIDAEQEQLLELCSQLIRFPSENPPGDSRDISSFIMEYLKQAGIDTEVHPATETMLNLVSTLKTGAAEPSDKKLIFCGHTDVVPAGDRSRWDFDPFCGDIVDGYLLGRGASDMKAGLAGLIFAMGLLSRLGVPLRGDLALLVVPDEETGGHLGVPWVLERELVTGTAAVIAEPSGPLNPTIGQKGSCWFEFTVEGTPGHGSLAPVVGESAIVKAAKGIEALQRLWDIKPDIPEEVQEIIRISQDYVKEREQDGSIAYQVFDHVTVNIGTIQGGTKVNVVADRCTVQVDSRVPFGVDYRDVLDRARSLLLEAGIESEVKGFGFQGNANWTSTEEPIVSNLVESICEVSGEEAYGVLQWASSDARHFRTHQIPVLQYGPAELSTIHNFNEKAPVWQIIQCAKVYALTALKYLGVEESGK; translated from the coding sequence ATGACAGACTGGAAAAGCAAGGTGCTGAGCGCGATTGATGCGGAGCAGGAGCAATTGCTGGAGCTGTGTTCACAGCTGATCCGTTTTCCCTCCGAGAATCCTCCGGGCGACTCGCGGGACATCAGCAGCTTTATCATGGAGTATCTGAAGCAGGCAGGGATAGATACAGAGGTGCATCCGGCCACCGAAACGATGCTGAACCTCGTCTCTACGCTGAAAACCGGGGCTGCGGAGCCTTCGGATAAAAAACTGATCTTTTGCGGACATACCGATGTGGTTCCCGCCGGTGACCGGTCGCGCTGGGATTTCGATCCGTTCTGCGGCGACATCGTCGATGGCTACTTGCTGGGAAGAGGAGCCTCTGACATGAAGGCCGGACTGGCCGGGCTGATCTTCGCCATGGGGCTGCTGTCCAGACTGGGCGTTCCCCTGCGCGGCGATCTGGCGCTGCTGGTAGTGCCGGATGAAGAAACCGGCGGCCACCTGGGGGTGCCGTGGGTGCTTGAGCGCGAACTGGTCACAGGAACGGCTGCCGTCATCGCCGAGCCTTCCGGCCCGCTGAATCCGACCATTGGCCAGAAAGGCAGCTGCTGGTTCGAATTCACAGTGGAAGGCACTCCCGGACACGGAAGCCTGGCCCCGGTGGTGGGCGAGAGCGCGATTGTCAAAGCGGCCAAAGGGATTGAAGCCCTGCAGCGTTTATGGGACATCAAGCCGGATATTCCGGAGGAGGTCCAGGAGATCATCCGCATCTCCCAGGATTATGTGAAGGAACGTGAACAGGACGGCTCCATCGCTTACCAGGTGTTCGACCATGTGACGGTCAACATCGGAACGATTCAGGGCGGGACGAAAGTGAATGTGGTGGCTGACCGGTGTACAGTGCAGGTAGATTCACGGGTTCCTTTTGGCGTCGATTACCGCGATGTGCTGGACCGTGCCCGTTCACTGCTGCTTGAAGCGGGCATTGAGTCCGAGGTCAAGGGCTTCGGCTTCCAGGGCAATGCCAACTGGACTTCTACGGAAGAGCCGATTGTCAGCAATCTGGTGGAGAGCATCTGCGAGGTAAGCGGCGAAGAAGCCTACGGAGTGCTGCAATGGGCCTCCAGCGATGCCCGCCATTTCCGGACCCATCAGATTCCGGTGCTGCAATACGGCCCGGCTGAGCTGTCCACCATTCATAATTTCAATGAAAAAGCGCCGGTCTGGCAGATCATCCAATGCGCCAAAGTATATGCGTTGACCGCCCTGAAGTATCTTGGAGTCGAAGAGAGCGGAAAATAA
- a CDS encoding ABC transporter substrate-binding protein, protein MKRVKLLSTLTAFSILLAGCASSANPQTPAATKAAEGTAAPAAAAKPFLTVAYSEGGTTLDPAEANDLTSDTLVLAAYDQLVTYGIKSDNGANIANTEDIKPMLAESWEVSGDNTVYTFKLKSGVKFQSGNPVDADSVVYSLDRVAKSSSGSFLYGMAAIKTVTAKDDSTVEIALTNANHNFLQILAMYTFSIVDKKTVEAQGADYLKTHAAGSGPFTLEKWDPATEAVFTPNEDYWQGAPKLGKVTMKFTKEASNRVLLLNKGDVDMAIEIPPKDVDTLKSNSNLTVASNASNRILYFAMNNKVKPFDNEKVRQAINYAIPYDELLTGVMYGQAKQMKSSVASNTPGFSDAGYVYEHNLDKAKALLKEAGYEKGFTFDFTLGSGFDDWEDDAVLIQAELAKIGVTMNINKLARAQFLEQQKTKNLTAYISKWTSFVNDPGYHLGFLMYGKGSSNYNNYQNAEVDKLWEQANTETDAAKRAELYKQAQEIITTEAPWAYLYEYNRIVGMSNKISGYAFYPDEVIRFYPLSIQE, encoded by the coding sequence ATGAAAAGAGTAAAACTGCTGTCCACACTCACCGCTTTTTCAATCCTGCTGGCAGGCTGCGCAAGCAGCGCCAATCCACAGACGCCTGCTGCCACTAAGGCTGCTGAGGGCACCGCAGCACCGGCGGCTGCAGCCAAGCCTTTTCTGACGGTCGCTTATTCTGAAGGCGGTACAACGCTTGATCCGGCGGAAGCCAACGATTTGACCTCGGATACCCTGGTGCTGGCGGCATACGACCAGCTCGTCACCTACGGCATCAAGTCTGACAATGGCGCAAATATCGCCAACACCGAAGACATTAAGCCCATGCTTGCCGAGAGCTGGGAAGTGTCCGGCGATAATACCGTCTATACCTTTAAGCTGAAGTCTGGCGTGAAATTCCAGAGCGGCAATCCTGTAGATGCAGATTCGGTGGTGTATTCTCTTGACCGTGTGGCGAAGTCCAGCTCCGGCAGTTTTCTCTACGGAATGGCAGCCATTAAAACCGTAACCGCCAAAGATGATTCCACCGTTGAAATCGCCCTGACGAATGCCAATCATAATTTCCTGCAGATTCTGGCGATGTATACCTTCTCCATTGTGGACAAGAAGACGGTTGAAGCCCAAGGCGCCGACTACCTCAAGACCCATGCGGCTGGCTCCGGTCCATTCACCCTTGAGAAATGGGACCCGGCCACCGAGGCCGTTTTTACACCGAACGAAGATTACTGGCAGGGTGCGCCGAAGCTCGGCAAGGTGACGATGAAGTTCACCAAGGAAGCCTCCAACCGTGTGCTGCTGCTGAACAAAGGCGATGTTGACATGGCGATTGAAATTCCGCCGAAGGATGTTGATACCCTGAAGAGCAACAGCAATCTGACTGTAGCCTCCAATGCGAGCAACCGGATTCTCTATTTTGCGATGAACAACAAAGTGAAGCCTTTTGACAATGAAAAAGTCCGCCAGGCGATCAACTACGCGATTCCCTATGACGAACTGCTGACTGGTGTAATGTACGGACAGGCCAAGCAGATGAAGAGTTCGGTGGCCAGCAATACGCCGGGCTTCTCGGATGCAGGTTATGTCTATGAGCATAATCTGGATAAAGCGAAGGCACTGCTCAAGGAAGCGGGCTACGAAAAAGGGTTTACCTTTGACTTCACGCTCGGCTCCGGCTTCGATGACTGGGAAGATGATGCGGTCCTGATTCAGGCAGAGCTGGCCAAAATCGGCGTCACCATGAACATCAACAAGCTGGCCCGCGCCCAGTTCCTGGAGCAGCAGAAAACAAAGAACCTGACCGCATATATCTCCAAATGGACTTCTTTTGTCAACGATCCTGGTTATCATCTCGGCTTCCTGATGTACGGCAAAGGCTCCTCCAACTACAACAATTACCAGAATGCCGAAGTAGACAAGCTGTGGGAGCAGGCCAATACCGAGACAGACGCAGCCAAACGCGCAGAGCTATACAAGCAGGCTCAGGAGATCATTACAACGGAAGCACCATGGGCTTACTTGTATGAATACAACCGCATTGTCGGCATGAGCAACAAGATCAGCGGCTACGCGTTCTATCCGGATGAAGTCATCCGCTTCTACCCGCTGTCGATTCAGGAGTAA
- a CDS encoding ABC transporter permease — MSTAAHSAQGSPSAPAAAHKPKTLIRLLLHNRLAAIGLVLIVIWTVTALIAPWIAPHDPYLTDMANKLQAPSGSHWFGTDNFGRDIFSRVLYGARISIWTGLIAVAISFLIGVPLGGVAAYYGGRTGTIIMRLMDVLLSFPSLVLSMAIAASIGAGLTSAMIAVGIVGIPEFARLMFGQTVSLREKEYVEASRAIGVKNSVILYRHILPNALAPLMVQATLGMGFAILTASSLSFLGLGVKPPIAEWGAMISEGREYIISGQWWLVTFPGLGIATSILGFNLLGDGFRDVLDPRLRSGK, encoded by the coding sequence TTGAGCACGGCAGCACACTCAGCCCAGGGCAGTCCTTCAGCGCCCGCAGCTGCTCACAAACCCAAAACACTGATCCGCCTGCTTCTGCATAACCGGCTTGCCGCAATCGGCCTTGTCCTCATTGTGATCTGGACCGTGACCGCGCTGATCGCGCCATGGATTGCTCCGCATGATCCCTATCTGACAGACATGGCGAACAAATTGCAGGCACCTTCCGGCAGCCATTGGTTCGGAACGGACAACTTCGGACGGGATATCTTCAGCCGGGTGCTCTACGGAGCACGAATCAGCATCTGGACCGGCCTCATCGCCGTAGCCATCTCGTTTCTGATCGGTGTCCCGCTTGGCGGGGTAGCTGCCTACTACGGTGGGAGGACCGGAACGATTATCATGCGTCTGATGGATGTTCTGCTCTCCTTCCCGTCGCTGGTGCTGTCCATGGCGATCGCTGCTTCCATCGGGGCGGGCCTGACCAGTGCGATGATCGCCGTGGGCATCGTCGGCATTCCGGAGTTTGCGCGGCTGATGTTCGGCCAGACCGTCTCGCTCCGGGAGAAGGAATATGTGGAAGCGAGCCGCGCCATCGGGGTGAAGAACTCGGTCATTCTGTACCGGCATATTCTCCCGAACGCCCTCGCCCCGCTGATGGTACAGGCCACGCTGGGGATGGGCTTCGCCATCCTGACGGCATCGAGCCTCAGCTTTCTCGGCCTAGGCGTCAAACCTCCGATCGCCGAGTGGGGCGCGATGATCTCGGAGGGCCGGGAGTATATTATCTCCGGCCAGTGGTGGCTGGTCACCTTCCCGGGCCTCGGAATTGCCACCTCGATTCTTGGCTTTAATCTGCTCGGCGACGGGTTCCGGGATGTGCTTGATCCACGGTTGCGTTCGGGCAAATAA
- a CDS encoding ABC transporter permease produces the protein MFAYTLKRLAQMIPALLGIIVITFILSRVLPGDPAIMLAGEQAPEETVNKIRQDMGLDKPLYIQFFSYFGQLFQGNIGYAYHTGHSVASDLATRFPATLELTIASILIAILVAIPVGIIAATRKESVLDHISRVFSLIGACVPIFWLGLMFIYIFYSILGWAPAPMGRISGDLNPPSHITGLYVLDSILSGDMVALKSSIVHLVLPAICLSTGTMAIVARMTRSSMLEVVDQDFVRTARAKGLKESAVIYKHALVNALIPTLTVLGLQFGYLMGGAVITETIFSWPGIGGYVTDSILAADYAPIQAFTLVSAILYCGINLAVDLIYGLIDPRIRYE, from the coding sequence TTGTTTGCTTACACATTAAAAAGACTGGCGCAGATGATTCCGGCCTTGCTCGGGATTATCGTGATCACGTTCATTCTCTCCAGAGTATTGCCGGGCGATCCTGCAATCATGCTGGCCGGGGAACAGGCCCCGGAGGAGACAGTCAACAAAATCCGCCAGGACATGGGACTGGACAAGCCGCTGTACATTCAATTCTTCAGTTATTTTGGACAGCTGTTCCAGGGGAATATCGGCTACGCCTATCACACGGGGCATTCGGTCGCAAGTGATCTGGCCACGCGGTTCCCGGCGACGCTGGAGCTGACGATTGCGAGCATTCTGATCGCCATTCTGGTGGCGATTCCTGTAGGCATTATCGCTGCTACCCGCAAGGAGTCGGTTCTGGACCATATCTCACGTGTCTTTTCACTGATAGGCGCTTGTGTACCAATCTTCTGGCTCGGTCTGATGTTCATTTATATCTTTTATTCCATTCTTGGCTGGGCGCCTGCTCCGATGGGGCGAATCAGCGGGGACTTGAATCCGCCGTCGCATATTACCGGATTGTATGTTTTGGACAGTATTTTATCGGGAGATATGGTTGCGCTAAAAAGCAGTATCGTCCACCTGGTGCTTCCGGCGATTTGCCTTAGCACAGGCACGATGGCCATTGTGGCCCGGATGACCCGCTCCAGCATGCTGGAGGTTGTCGATCAGGACTTCGTCCGTACCGCCCGGGCTAAAGGACTCAAGGAATCCGCCGTTATTTACAAGCACGCGCTGGTCAACGCTCTGATTCCAACGCTGACGGTACTCGGATTGCAGTTTGGTTATCTGATGGGAGGCGCGGTGATCACGGAGACCATCTTTTCCTGGCCGGGTATCGGCGGCTATGTTACGGACTCCATTCTGGCTGCGGATTATGCGCCGATTCAAGCCTTTACGCTGGTCAGCGCTATCCTCTACTGCGGCATCAACCTGGCGGTTGATCTGATCTACGGCCTGATTGATCCGCGGATCCGCTATGAATAA
- a CDS encoding PucR family transcriptional regulator, which produces MNTRGITLRELMQLPILSKATVISGVQGLDRVVRFVDVMEVPDLKGWISEGVMLLTTAYSIRHDPSLLTELIYTLDQLGAAALAIKPARFLKEIPQGAIEASNDCGLPIVEIPPEIPYTDITQPVMELLLGRQAMLLRRAEEVYRTLTTMVLENSGIQAVSDNVADFLKAPVALVDTERNIIVSSPSRFDWSLAERPLSWNIHVDRRTVARLLVDKEQLDDMEEVGIEQARLVFALELMRKKVAEDTEFRLRGNFIDELLTPPLPSRHEVERRARQLGMNPEHKWEVAVIEGETAPNEETVNRLLEQEARKRGVTPHAEFRSNRAVLFLPTPEGRKFSVAGGKGTSWAVTLEGWLSDKAEGLGGYRTGVGTPEYLWDIQTSYNEARKALSVAKRLGQGAGGVTRYEEIEVYHLLEGLSGEGFAALFERKLGKLRQYDQEHDSNMLLTFYHYLECRGSLIETANSLYIHRNSVKYRLERIRDITGFDLNDPREQFVCHLCLIYYYLQEK; this is translated from the coding sequence ATGAATACCCGGGGCATAACCTTAAGAGAGCTGATGCAGCTTCCGATTCTGTCCAAAGCGACCGTGATCAGCGGGGTGCAGGGGCTGGACCGGGTGGTGAGATTTGTGGATGTTATGGAGGTTCCTGATTTGAAGGGCTGGATCAGCGAAGGCGTGATGCTGCTGACCACAGCGTATTCTATCCGCCATGATCCATCGCTGCTGACCGAGCTGATCTACACCTTGGACCAATTAGGCGCAGCGGCGCTGGCGATTAAGCCGGCGCGTTTCCTCAAGGAAATTCCGCAGGGGGCGATTGAGGCGAGCAATGACTGCGGACTGCCGATTGTGGAGATTCCGCCGGAAATCCCCTATACGGATATTACACAGCCTGTCATGGAGCTGCTGCTGGGCCGCCAGGCGATGCTGCTCCGCCGTGCGGAGGAAGTCTACCGGACGCTGACCACGATGGTGCTGGAGAATAGCGGGATACAGGCGGTGAGTGACAATGTGGCTGATTTCTTAAAAGCGCCCGTAGCTCTGGTGGATACGGAGCGGAACATCATCGTTTCTTCGCCGTCCCGGTTCGACTGGTCGCTGGCGGAGCGGCCGCTGAGCTGGAACATTCATGTCGACCGGCGGACGGTAGCCAGGCTGCTGGTGGATAAAGAACAGCTGGATGATATGGAGGAGGTCGGGATTGAGCAGGCCCGGCTCGTGTTCGCTCTGGAGCTGATGCGGAAAAAAGTAGCCGAGGATACGGAGTTCCGGCTGCGCGGCAACTTCATTGATGAGCTGCTTACGCCTCCTTTGCCCTCCAGGCATGAGGTGGAGCGCCGGGCGCGCCAGCTGGGCATGAATCCCGAGCATAAATGGGAGGTAGCCGTGATTGAAGGGGAGACAGCACCGAATGAAGAGACAGTGAACCGGCTGCTGGAGCAGGAAGCGCGCAAACGCGGCGTCACCCCCCATGCGGAATTCCGTTCGAACCGGGCGGTGCTGTTTCTGCCGACGCCGGAAGGCCGCAAATTCAGCGTTGCCGGCGGCAAGGGGACATCGTGGGCGGTGACGCTGGAAGGCTGGCTGTCGGACAAAGCGGAAGGTCTGGGCGGCTACCGGACGGGAGTGGGGACACCGGAATACCTCTGGGATATTCAGACCAGCTACAATGAAGCCCGCAAAGCGCTGTCCGTCGCCAAACGCCTGGGCCAGGGGGCGGGCGGGGTGACCCGCTACGAAGAGATCGAGGTATATCATCTGCTGGAGGGGCTGAGCGGAGAGGGCTTTGCCGCCTTGTTCGAGCGCAAGCTGGGCAAGCTGCGGCAGTATGACCAGGAGCATGACAGCAACATGCTGCTGACCTTTTATCATTATCTGGAATGCCGGGGGAGCCTGATTGAGACGGCAAACAGCCTCTATATCCACCGCAATTCGGTCAAATACAGACTGGAGCGTATCCGCGACATAACGGGCTTTGATCTGAATGATCCGCGCGAGCAGTTTGTCTGTCATTTGTGCCTGATCTACTACTACCTGCAGGAAAAATAG
- a CDS encoding aspartate/glutamate racemase family protein, producing MLGIIRVITLEEEAAVHLHGALIERRFGLPVMSRCIQDQPLGVFDEETEAQSVPKIIALARELERSGCTAIGISCAADPALEEARAAVRVPVLGAGSCAAHVAMAYSARVGVLTILKEVPPLIRSILGEAYVGMDRPDGVRATLDLNTPGGRAGALTAAARLKERGAEAIVLACTGFATIGLAAELEEKLGIRALDPILSLGAMAASAASLPELLRRQ from the coding sequence ATGCTGGGAATTATACGCGTCATTACACTGGAGGAGGAAGCGGCGGTTCATCTGCACGGCGCGCTGATTGAGCGCCGCTTCGGGCTGCCCGTCATGAGCCGCTGCATTCAGGATCAGCCCCTGGGGGTATTTGATGAGGAGACGGAAGCACAATCGGTCCCCAAAATTATTGCCCTGGCCCGCGAGCTGGAGCGCAGCGGCTGCACGGCCATTGGGATCAGCTGCGCGGCAGATCCCGCGCTGGAGGAAGCCAGAGCCGCAGTCCGGGTGCCCGTACTGGGTGCGGGCTCCTGTGCCGCGCATGTTGCGATGGCTTATTCCGCACGGGTGGGAGTGCTGACCATCCTGAAGGAGGTTCCGCCCTTGATCCGAAGCATACTCGGAGAAGCTTACGTGGGCATGGACCGTCCGGACGGAGTACGGGCGACCCTGGATCTGAACACGCCCGGCGGACGGGCCGGTGCGCTTACTGCGGCTGCGCGGCTCAAGGAGCGCGGAGCAGAGGCCATTGTTCTCGCCTGCACAGGCTTCGCTACCATCGGGCTGGCGGCAGAACTGGAAGAGAAGCTCGGGATCCGCGCGCTGGACCCGATCCTGTCACTCGGCGCAATGGCCGCATCTGCGGCTTCACTGCCGGAGCTTCTCCGGCGGCAATAG
- a CDS encoding AroM family protein, with translation MKQIGLITIGQAPRTDVAPILEKYLEGRAELVQSGVLDGFTPAQVREYYTPGEGEYVLTSRMRDGSAAVVSRERIKSVLQGKIDAMEASGIKTILLLCTGEFPGLRTVRAHLIEPDRIIPPVVQALTGKRRLGLIGPLPEQEQNLNEKFAASGSALPFAAVSPYTGSEADFRAAAEKLKDRADVIVLDCMGYLEQHRQWAASAGVPVVLSNALMGKLIAEMV, from the coding sequence TTGAAGCAAATAGGGCTGATTACCATTGGGCAAGCCCCGAGGACCGATGTGGCCCCCATCCTGGAAAAATACCTGGAGGGACGCGCGGAACTGGTCCAGTCCGGGGTGCTGGACGGCTTCACTCCGGCACAGGTCCGGGAATATTACACTCCCGGTGAAGGAGAGTATGTCCTGACCTCCCGGATGCGGGACGGCTCGGCCGCTGTGGTCTCCAGAGAACGGATAAAGTCCGTTCTCCAAGGGAAAATTGATGCCATGGAAGCATCAGGTATTAAGACGATTCTGCTGCTCTGTACAGGCGAGTTCCCGGGTCTGCGCACAGTCCGGGCGCATTTGATCGAGCCGGACCGGATTATTCCTCCGGTGGTGCAGGCTTTGACCGGCAAGCGCCGCCTGGGCCTGATCGGCCCCTTGCCCGAGCAGGAGCAGAATCTGAACGAGAAGTTTGCCGCGTCAGGCAGTGCCCTGCCCTTTGCCGCCGTCTCCCCGTATACCGGGAGCGAAGCCGATTTCCGTGCGGCGGCGGAGAAGCTGAAGGACCGGGCAGATGTGATTGTACTTGACTGTATGGGCTATCTGGAGCAGCATAGACAGTGGGCGGCATCAGCCGGAGTCCCTGTCGTGCTGTCCAATGCACTGATGGGAAAGCTGATCGCCGAAATGGTGTAA
- a CDS encoding DUF1177 domain-containing protein, with protein MALHQTITVLNTMDSAFVNGEQIRQLFAAYPAVQVEVRKVEGDKGSTEFVKITIPGSEGKGAGGNAPTFGIVGRLGGIGARPGRIGIVSDADGAVAAVASALKLADMQSKGDVLKGDVLVTTHICPDAPTLPHEPVDFMDSPVDILQMNEHEVLPEMEAVLSIDTTKGNRVINHKGIAISPTVKEGYILRVSEDLLRLLEMTTGRLPVTFPVTTQDITPYGNDLYHINSILQPAVATDAPVVGLAITAESMVPGCGTGASHEVDIASAVRFAIETAKEFTQGLCSFYNPAEFKRITELYGSMKVLQTSGNPAVPTA; from the coding sequence ATGGCACTTCATCAGACGATTACGGTTTTGAACACGATGGACAGCGCTTTTGTAAATGGAGAGCAGATCAGGCAGCTGTTCGCTGCGTATCCTGCGGTTCAGGTAGAAGTGAGGAAAGTTGAAGGCGATAAAGGCAGCACAGAATTCGTGAAAATTACAATCCCGGGCAGTGAAGGCAAGGGAGCAGGCGGCAATGCGCCAACGTTCGGCATTGTGGGCAGACTGGGCGGGATCGGGGCGCGTCCCGGACGGATCGGGATTGTCTCGGATGCGGACGGCGCGGTAGCGGCGGTAGCTTCGGCGCTGAAGCTGGCCGACATGCAGTCCAAAGGGGATGTTCTGAAAGGCGATGTGCTGGTCACGACACATATTTGCCCTGATGCGCCGACCCTGCCGCATGAGCCGGTGGATTTCATGGACTCTCCGGTCGATATTCTGCAGATGAATGAGCATGAGGTGCTTCCGGAGATGGAAGCCGTTCTGTCCATTGACACCACCAAAGGCAACCGCGTGATCAATCATAAAGGAATTGCCATTTCGCCTACCGTCAAGGAAGGCTACATCCTGCGGGTGAGCGAAGACCTGCTGCGGCTTCTGGAAATGACGACCGGCCGGCTTCCGGTGACGTTTCCGGTGACGACCCAGGACATCACCCCATACGGCAATGACCTCTACCATATTAATTCGATTCTTCAGCCCGCCGTGGCTACGGATGCTCCGGTGGTCGGTCTGGCAATTACCGCTGAGTCCATGGTTCCGGGCTGCGGAACCGGTGCCAGCCATGAGGTCGATATCGCGTCGGCGGTCCGTTTTGCCATTGAGACGGCGAAGGAATTCACCCAAGGCCTGTGCTCGTTCTATAACCCTGCCGAATTCAAGCGCATTACAGAGCTGTACGGCTCTATGAAAGTACTGCAGACCTCCGGCAATCCGGCGGTCCCGACCGCCTGA
- a CDS encoding serine hydrolase domain-containing protein produces MTQEQLHTIIQTEAEATGFSGTVLVKNGTHAAVSGAYGYASKADTRPNHPDTRYGHASGSKLFTAIAVCQLVEQGKLELDSKIMDILEQAEFPRFSSDITVHHLLTHSSGIPDYFDEETMDDFASLWTTRPMYQLRELKDFLPMFRELPMKFTPGTRFHYNNAGYILLGLLVEKLGGMAFTDYVEQFIFKASGMADSGYFSLDALPANTAHGYIEKEDGTWTTNIYSIPVKGGADGGAFVTAPDMLLLWEGLLQHKLLGPELTALLLAPHIHEDKEEYYGYGVWITKRGGGIYKYHVMGYDPGVSFHSAYYPANGTATAVLCNHSRGAYRIMRAIEECLDSHTNV; encoded by the coding sequence ATGACGCAGGAACAACTTCACACCATCATTCAAACTGAGGCTGAAGCAACGGGCTTTTCGGGAACTGTATTAGTAAAAAACGGCACCCATGCTGCAGTCTCCGGCGCATACGGCTACGCCAGCAAAGCAGACACAAGACCCAACCATCCGGACACGCGGTATGGCCATGCTTCCGGCTCCAAGCTGTTCACAGCGATTGCCGTCTGCCAGCTGGTGGAGCAAGGGAAGCTTGAACTCGACAGCAAAATCATGGATATTCTGGAGCAGGCAGAGTTTCCCCGGTTCAGCAGTGACATTACCGTTCATCACCTGCTGACCCACAGCTCGGGCATTCCCGATTATTTTGATGAAGAGACGATGGATGATTTCGCCTCATTGTGGACCACACGGCCAATGTATCAGTTGCGGGAGCTTAAGGACTTCCTGCCGATGTTCCGGGAGCTGCCGATGAAATTCACGCCAGGTACCAGGTTCCATTACAATAACGCGGGGTACATCCTGCTCGGCTTGCTGGTGGAGAAGCTTGGCGGGATGGCATTCACGGATTATGTGGAGCAGTTTATTTTCAAGGCCAGCGGGATGGCAGACTCGGGGTATTTTTCGTTGGATGCACTCCCCGCTAATACGGCCCATGGATATATTGAGAAAGAAGACGGAACCTGGACCACCAACATCTACTCTATTCCGGTAAAAGGGGGCGCGGACGGCGGCGCGTTCGTCACTGCTCCTGATATGCTCCTGCTGTGGGAAGGGCTGCTTCAGCATAAGCTGCTGGGACCGGAGCTGACTGCCTTGCTGCTTGCCCCTCATATTCATGAGGACAAAGAAGAATATTACGGCTACGGGGTGTGGATTACGAAGCGCGGCGGCGGGATTTATAAATATCATGTGATGGGCTACGATCCCGGCGTATCCTTCCACTCCGCTTACTATCCGGCCAACGGGACTGCAACCGCCGTTCTCTGCAACCACAGCCGGGGCGCATACCGGATAATGCGGGCGATAGAAGAGTGCCTGGACTCCCATACGAATGTATGA